A single region of the Alteriqipengyuania flavescens genome encodes:
- a CDS encoding GIY-YIG nuclease family protein, producing the protein MLTFEPVVYILASHYRGRLYTGVTSDLMARIHQHRKGTFGGYTERRDIKRLAWFEPHADIEVAIAREKTIKRWPRQWKFNVIEKANPDWRDLAEGLGFPAL; encoded by the coding sequence CGCAAGCCACTATCGCGGGCGACTCTACACCGGCGTGACCTCCGACCTGATGGCGAGGATCCACCAGCATCGGAAAGGCACATTCGGGGGCTATACCGAACGAAGGGACATCAAGCGGCTTGCCTGGTTCGAGCCGCATGCGGACATCGAAGTCGCGATCGCGCGAGAGAAAACAATCAAGCGCTGGCCGCGGCAATGGAAATTCAACGTCATCGAGAAAGCCAATCCCGATTGGCGCGATCTGGCTGAGGGACTGGGTTTTCCGGCTCTCTGA
- a CDS encoding phage portal protein, which yields MSFLQSLASAFKGGGPARVPIARSFVSPWAYAFEPGGPRAPFDYDAAVRRSFAENPVAQRSVRIVAEGVGGAPVSASDDAALALLVQPSAGQSLLETLSAHLLLHGNAFVQVMKDGGGRPCELFALRPDRMTVKPGPDGWPAAFRYTVGQHDIDLAVEDENGWPNVIHLKSFHPTDDHYGAGTLAAAEQAVAIHNAASAWNRALLENAARPSGALVYDGGDASTLTPDQFERLKAELATAFSGQANAGRPMLLEGGLKWQSMALSPADMDFAELKAAAARDIALAFGVPPMLLGLPGDNTYANYREANRALWRLTLLPMAEKILSGIAHGLSPWFEGPESNGLALTVDLDRVPALSEDRERLWSQLSAADFLSAEEKRAMLGLEPATTKETAQ from the coding sequence ATGTCATTCCTGCAATCCCTGGCCTCCGCCTTCAAGGGCGGCGGGCCAGCGCGCGTGCCTATCGCGCGCAGTTTCGTTTCGCCCTGGGCTTACGCCTTCGAGCCGGGCGGGCCGCGTGCGCCGTTCGATTACGATGCGGCGGTGCGGCGCTCCTTTGCAGAAAACCCGGTTGCGCAGCGCAGCGTGCGTATCGTGGCGGAAGGGGTCGGCGGCGCGCCGGTCTCCGCGTCCGACGATGCGGCGCTGGCCCTGCTTGTCCAGCCGAGCGCGGGGCAGTCCCTGCTGGAGACGCTCAGCGCGCACCTCCTGCTCCATGGCAACGCCTTCGTGCAGGTGATGAAGGACGGCGGCGGTCGCCCATGCGAGCTGTTCGCCCTGCGCCCGGACCGCATGACGGTGAAGCCCGGGCCGGACGGCTGGCCCGCCGCCTTCCGCTATACGGTCGGCCAGCACGACATCGACCTTGCGGTCGAGGACGAGAACGGCTGGCCCAACGTCATCCACCTCAAGAGCTTCCACCCGACCGACGACCATTACGGCGCCGGAACGCTGGCGGCGGCGGAACAGGCAGTGGCGATCCACAACGCGGCCAGCGCCTGGAACCGCGCGCTGCTGGAAAACGCCGCGCGGCCGAGCGGCGCACTGGTCTATGACGGCGGGGACGCATCCACCCTCACCCCCGACCAGTTCGAGCGGCTGAAGGCCGAACTCGCCACCGCGTTCAGCGGGCAGGCGAATGCCGGGCGGCCGATGCTGCTGGAAGGCGGCCTCAAGTGGCAGTCGATGGCGCTGTCGCCCGCCGACATGGATTTTGCCGAGCTGAAAGCCGCCGCCGCCCGCGACATCGCGCTCGCTTTCGGCGTGCCGCCCATGCTGCTCGGCCTGCCGGGCGACAACACCTATGCCAATTACCGCGAGGCCAACCGTGCGCTGTGGCGGCTGACCCTGCTGCCGATGGCGGAGAAAATCCTGTCCGGCATCGCCCACGGCCTCTCGCCATGGTTCGAAGGGCCAGAATCAAACGGGCTGGCCCTGACGGTCGATCTCGACCGCGTGCCGGCCCTGTCGGAAGATCGCGAGCGCTTGTGGAGCCAGCTGTCGGCGGCCGACTTCCTCTCTGCCGAAGAAAAGCGCGCGATGCTCGGCCTCGAACCCGCCACTACCAAGGAGACGGCGCAATGA
- a CDS encoding DUF6127 family protein has translation MTREDMLARLIAQASLPNGMQDGGDLVTLRAIVEESSELGAARVLDRLGLGDANAQDDIDELRELLSAWRDAKASAWKAIIEWAVRAVMALLLIGIAVRLGVPEMLK, from the coding sequence ATGACCCGTGAAGACATGCTGGCGCGGCTGATCGCGCAGGCCTCCCTGCCAAATGGGATGCAGGATGGCGGCGACCTGGTGACGCTGCGCGCCATCGTGGAGGAATCGAGCGAGCTCGGCGCAGCGCGCGTGCTCGACCGGCTCGGCCTCGGCGATGCAAACGCGCAGGACGACATCGACGAGTTGCGCGAGCTGTTGTCGGCCTGGCGCGACGCCAAGGCGAGCGCGTGGAAAGCCATCATCGAATGGGCCGTGCGCGCGGTCATGGCCTTGCTGCTGATCGGCATCGCCGTGCGGCTCGGCGTCCCGGAGATGCTCAAGTGA
- a CDS encoding HK97 family phage prohead protease: MRFAGYAALFDTADGVGDVIRKGAFARTLAARTAPIPLFWQHRPTQRIGWIERAEEDDRGLRVIAAIDVPESRGAAALAAGAARGLSFGYRARAFRKTANGRELDVLDLAEVSLVTHPLHPQARVHFVG, from the coding sequence CTGCGCTTTGCCGGCTATGCCGCGCTGTTCGACACGGCCGACGGCGTCGGCGACGTGATCCGCAAGGGCGCGTTCGCCCGGACGCTGGCCGCGCGTACCGCGCCGATCCCGCTGTTCTGGCAACACCGCCCGACCCAGCGGATCGGCTGGATCGAGCGGGCGGAAGAGGACGACAGGGGCCTGCGCGTGATCGCCGCGATCGACGTGCCGGAAAGCCGCGGGGCAGCCGCGCTGGCCGCCGGTGCCGCCCGCGGCCTCAGCTTCGGCTACCGCGCCCGTGCCTTCCGCAAGACCGCGAACGGCCGCGAGCTGGACGTGCTCGACCTCGCCGAAGTCAGTCTCGTCACCCATCCGCTCCACCCACAGGCGCGGGTCCACTTCGTCGGCTGA
- a CDS encoding phage major capsid protein yields the protein MNPTTPAADIAADPIEQSFDIVARQAILEENQKGADAAITALRSDVDEVKARVDRIGRAATRPAIAGASTVTTEVKGFVDGYLRRGSTHEIKSISGAVPGDGGYAVPREIDAMIAAELKEISPIRAISQVVQTGSAGYRKLVTTGGTASGWVSETAGRPETDSPRFEEVAPPTGELYANPAASQAMLDDAGFDLESWLASEIAMEFARAEGAAFVSGSGFDRPSGFLNAPATTDGDATRNFGALQYVASGDADGFDANADAKLIDLVHTLKAGHRQGASFVMNSATLAEVRKLKTADGAFLWQPGLVEGQPDRLLGYNVVEAEDMPDIGAGEFPIAFGNFRAGYLITERTATQILRDPFTNKPFVHFYATKRVGGQLLDSNAIKLLRIEA from the coding sequence ATGAACCCCACGACTCCCGCCGCAGACATCGCTGCCGACCCGATCGAACAGAGTTTCGACATCGTCGCGCGGCAGGCCATTCTCGAAGAAAATCAAAAGGGCGCGGATGCGGCCATCACCGCGCTACGCAGCGATGTCGACGAGGTGAAGGCCCGCGTCGACCGCATCGGCCGCGCCGCGACCCGCCCAGCCATCGCCGGCGCTTCGACCGTCACGACCGAAGTGAAAGGCTTCGTCGACGGCTACCTGCGGCGCGGCTCGACCCACGAGATCAAGTCGATCAGCGGCGCGGTGCCGGGCGACGGCGGTTATGCCGTCCCGCGCGAAATCGATGCGATGATCGCCGCCGAGCTGAAGGAAATCAGCCCGATCCGTGCCATCTCGCAGGTCGTCCAGACCGGCAGCGCGGGCTATCGCAAGCTCGTCACCACCGGTGGCACCGCGTCGGGCTGGGTCTCCGAAACCGCCGGCCGCCCCGAAACCGACAGCCCCCGCTTCGAGGAAGTCGCCCCGCCGACGGGCGAGCTCTACGCCAACCCGGCGGCCAGCCAGGCGATGCTGGACGATGCCGGCTTCGACCTCGAAAGCTGGCTGGCGAGCGAGATCGCCATGGAATTCGCCCGCGCCGAAGGGGCCGCCTTCGTCAGCGGCAGCGGCTTCGACCGACCGAGCGGCTTCCTCAACGCGCCGGCCACCACCGACGGGGATGCCACGCGCAATTTCGGCGCGCTGCAGTATGTCGCCAGCGGCGATGCGGACGGGTTCGACGCGAATGCGGATGCCAAGCTTATCGACCTCGTCCACACGCTGAAGGCCGGGCATCGCCAGGGGGCCAGCTTCGTGATGAACTCCGCCACCCTGGCCGAGGTCCGCAAGCTCAAGACGGCCGACGGCGCGTTCCTGTGGCAGCCGGGCCTGGTGGAAGGCCAGCCGGATCGCCTGCTGGGCTACAACGTGGTCGAGGCCGAGGACATGCCGGACATCGGCGCCGGGGAATTCCCGATCGCTTTCGGCAACTTCCGTGCGGGCTATCTGATCACGGAACGCACCGCAACGCAGATCCTGCGCGATCCTTTCACCAACAAGCCCTTCGTCCACTTCTACGCGACCAAGCGCGTGGGCGGACAGTTGCTGGATTCCAACGCGATCAAGCTGCTGCGAATCGAAGCGTAA
- a CDS encoding head-tail connector protein yields the protein MRQVISTAPLPAAALGELKQWLAISTPAQDEALGGLLNSALDMCEAFIGQRPIEAEMRETVVADGTWQSLLTRPLRSIDRVEALASDGSVGSALDMRRYEIDIDLEAVGRVRAREPGVGAVAVHFRAGMAPDWAGLPAAIRHGIVRLAAAMFRARDEAEAPAALPASVAALWQPYRRMGLGSNGARR from the coding sequence ATGCGACAGGTCATTTCCACCGCGCCCCTGCCTGCCGCGGCTCTGGGCGAATTGAAACAGTGGCTGGCGATCTCCACCCCCGCCCAGGACGAGGCCCTCGGCGGCCTCCTGAACAGCGCACTCGACATGTGCGAGGCCTTTATCGGCCAGCGGCCGATCGAGGCCGAAATGCGCGAGACCGTGGTGGCGGACGGGACGTGGCAATCGCTCCTGACCCGGCCACTGCGCAGTATCGACCGCGTGGAGGCCCTGGCGTCGGACGGCTCTGTCGGCAGCGCTCTCGACATGCGCCGGTACGAAATCGACATCGATCTTGAGGCCGTCGGACGCGTCCGTGCGCGTGAGCCGGGCGTCGGAGCAGTGGCGGTCCACTTCCGTGCCGGGATGGCACCGGACTGGGCAGGCCTTCCCGCAGCCATCCGCCACGGTATCGTGCGCCTGGCGGCCGCGATGTTCCGCGCCCGCGACGAGGCCGAGGCACCTGCCGCCCTGCCCGCATCCGTCGCCGCCCTGTGGCAGCCTTACCGGCGCATGGGCCTCGGCAGCAACGGAGCACGCCGATGA
- a CDS encoding DUF3168 domain-containing protein, which translates to MEIALRSIVLDWLRADPALAATLNIVAEESPREAHAPWAGIVASASADWSTKTQTGREIRFAIELHLRGDDADTGAQLVGAVEQRLQALPAGQPDFRIVSMRFLRARTEARPRNARATLLEYRFRCLAD; encoded by the coding sequence ATGGAAATTGCCCTTCGCAGCATCGTGCTGGACTGGCTGCGCGCCGACCCGGCGCTGGCTGCCACACTCAACATCGTCGCCGAGGAGTCCCCGAGGGAAGCCCATGCCCCGTGGGCGGGCATCGTCGCCAGCGCGTCTGCCGACTGGAGCACCAAGACGCAGACCGGGCGCGAAATCCGCTTCGCCATCGAATTGCACCTGCGCGGCGACGATGCGGACACCGGCGCGCAGCTGGTCGGAGCCGTCGAACAGCGCTTGCAAGCGCTGCCGGCGGGCCAGCCGGACTTCCGCATCGTGTCGATGCGCTTCCTGCGCGCCCGCACTGAAGCCCGCCCGCGCAACGCCCGGGCGACCCTGCTCGAATACCGTTTCCGCTGCCTTGCCGACTGA
- a CDS encoding phage major tail protein, TP901-1 family, whose translation MTAQKGSAFLLKISDGAQPPAFETVAGLRTTQMSINGDTVVVTHKESGGWRDLLSGAGTRSVSVSAAGIFLGSAAESAIRAHALAGTIADYELSFEGGEKLRGRFLVQRLDYAGDFNGERNYTLQLESSGAVVPA comes from the coding sequence ATGACCGCCCAAAAAGGCTCCGCCTTCCTGCTCAAGATCTCGGACGGCGCGCAGCCGCCCGCTTTCGAAACCGTCGCCGGCCTGCGCACCACGCAGATGTCGATCAACGGCGACACGGTCGTCGTCACCCACAAGGAAAGCGGCGGCTGGCGCGACCTGCTGTCGGGTGCAGGCACACGATCGGTGTCGGTCAGCGCGGCGGGGATCTTCCTCGGCAGCGCGGCCGAAAGCGCGATCCGCGCCCATGCGCTGGCAGGCACTATCGCGGATTATGAACTGTCGTTCGAAGGCGGCGAGAAACTGCGCGGGCGCTTCCTCGTCCAGCGCCTCGACTATGCCGGCGATTTCAACGGAGAGCGGAATTACACGCTGCAACTGGAAAGCTCCGGCGCAGTGGTGCCGGCGTGA
- a CDS encoding gene transfer agent family protein produces the protein MRGEAEIVVGARTLVLRPSFTALVAAEEELGSLFALVERAGEGRLALSEMATLFWHCLPTGDRPDREAVGEAVMAMGLAAAAKPLRTLLGQVLQGRA, from the coding sequence GTGCGCGGCGAGGCGGAAATCGTGGTCGGCGCGCGCACACTTGTCTTGCGGCCGAGCTTCACCGCGCTCGTCGCTGCGGAAGAGGAGCTTGGTTCGCTGTTTGCGCTGGTCGAACGCGCGGGTGAAGGCCGCCTGGCCCTCTCCGAAATGGCGACCCTGTTCTGGCACTGCCTGCCGACCGGGGACCGGCCCGACCGAGAGGCGGTGGGCGAAGCGGTGATGGCAATGGGCCTTGCCGCCGCAGCCAAACCCCTGCGGACCCTGCTCGGGCAAGTCCTGCAGGGCCGCGCCTGA
- a CDS encoding phage tail assembly chaperone: MRFADSARRLAGITARELGWSPDSFWQATPAELAAIADSGTGEAGEPLGRREFERLMELERDG; this comes from the coding sequence ATGCGCTTTGCCGACAGTGCCCGGCGGCTGGCCGGGATCACGGCACGCGAACTGGGCTGGAGCCCCGACAGCTTCTGGCAGGCCACGCCCGCGGAGCTGGCCGCGATTGCCGACAGCGGCACGGGGGAAGCGGGCGAACCGCTCGGCCGCCGCGAATTCGAACGATTGATGGAGCTTGAGCGCGATGGATGA
- a CDS encoding tail tape measure protein produces MDEEFETLVIDVRADTAGFRAEMEGLRGTLDTTLVDGFAKAGTVLERGLLGAIRKGSLGFDELKRIAFQTLSEIAAQALQSGLGDLFGSSGKGGGGSVGGLMGTALGALFGLPGRATGGPVSPGAPYLVGERGPELFVPTSAGRVVPDIAGQGGTRDVRVAINLAAPRGTAAPAALKRSARQVAAAVQRSLAN; encoded by the coding sequence ATGGATGAGGAATTCGAAACCCTGGTGATCGACGTGCGCGCCGACACCGCCGGCTTCCGGGCGGAGATGGAAGGGTTGCGCGGAACGCTCGATACCACGCTGGTGGACGGCTTCGCCAAGGCCGGGACCGTGTTGGAACGCGGCCTGCTGGGCGCGATCCGCAAGGGTTCGCTCGGTTTCGACGAATTGAAGCGGATCGCTTTCCAGACCCTGTCGGAAATCGCCGCCCAGGCGCTGCAGTCGGGCCTCGGCGACCTGTTCGGCAGCTCCGGCAAGGGCGGCGGGGGCAGTGTCGGCGGACTGATGGGGACCGCGCTCGGCGCCCTGTTCGGCCTGCCCGGCCGTGCCACCGGCGGACCGGTTTCGCCCGGCGCGCCCTACCTCGTCGGCGAGCGGGGGCCGGAACTGTTCGTGCCAACCTCCGCCGGCCGCGTGGTGCCGGATATCGCAGGGCAAGGCGGGACGCGCGACGTGCGCGTTGCAATCAACCTCGCCGCCCCGCGCGGGACGGCCGCGCCTGCCGCCCTCAAGCGTTCCGCCCGGCAAGTCGCCGCCGCGGTCCAGCGCAGCCTCGCCAACTAA
- a CDS encoding DUF2460 domain-containing protein, whose amino-acid sequence MAYWLARQRNGQETDFIQRFDPRFWTVDFPRPMMGSVITTAPDVLRVDLECHHKDALAGLIWASEDTLDHPLLAYVTDRNYERTTLSFRWRSQGVLPLDAVDGPTLTIEGRDAGGAARSWFVRLWNYASGTPHDARITLPFGALFGGWTGDAPSEQVNPRDIDRMFITLPVTGYDPRAADFLPSRANAWVELSEIACDGERAMLEIGDVMLPPHDIGMCTAYDDAYNQTPARLLRQMRGLGYRGEFVHYVGMSHYFRLKTLEETNLVVTQNAALATPAEAWHRDLFTHAIAAGYTPVVSLSYELLAMHCPSAWQQRDLAGNPALTGWDPPSALLSPANDEAMDFLRGTAALFAIILRDIGAELEFQIGEPWWWIMPDGAPCIYDDAARTALGIAASAPRIDTLRRDLSASERELLDRAGQILATSTLSIRDRVRKIFGWTGHVRLLAFTPTVLAKVTPEQYRLNLPEGWASPAFSRLQLEDYDWLTAGADALRRQAYAFVDARLGYPPDLQDYLAGFVLRADNADAYWRRIDAGLDEARSRNIERRFVWALPQVNRDGYTRLAPSREDDMQAFDDVLYPLALGRDTAVAPEFSTNVMVTASGHERRSSLWSDSRLHFDVGPGIRSENELGTLIAFFRARRGAARGFRLGDPFDFSSNGMTGTPTAFDQLLGTGDGLRADFPLMKSYGEADDPQLRPITRPRAATVLVSVDGVVVGDWTLEPGGIVRLASAPADGAEVRAGFLFDVPVRFAEDRLDVSGTSFAAGEAPSVPLVEVREVR is encoded by the coding sequence ATGGCCTATTGGCTTGCCCGGCAAAGGAACGGGCAGGAGACCGACTTCATCCAGCGCTTCGACCCGCGTTTCTGGACCGTCGATTTCCCGCGCCCGATGATGGGATCCGTCATCACTACCGCGCCCGATGTGCTCCGCGTCGATCTCGAATGCCATCACAAGGACGCACTCGCCGGGCTGATCTGGGCGAGCGAGGATACGCTCGACCACCCGCTCCTCGCCTATGTCACGGACCGCAATTACGAGCGCACGACGCTGAGCTTCCGCTGGCGTTCGCAAGGCGTCTTGCCGCTCGATGCGGTCGACGGGCCGACGCTGACGATCGAGGGGCGCGATGCGGGCGGGGCGGCGCGCAGCTGGTTCGTGCGGCTGTGGAATTACGCGAGCGGGACGCCGCACGATGCGCGCATCACCTTGCCTTTCGGCGCGCTGTTCGGGGGCTGGACCGGCGATGCGCCGTCGGAACAGGTGAACCCGCGCGACATCGACCGCATGTTCATTACGCTGCCCGTGACCGGTTACGATCCGCGCGCGGCCGACTTCCTGCCATCACGCGCGAACGCCTGGGTCGAATTGAGCGAGATCGCCTGCGACGGGGAGCGGGCGATGCTGGAAATCGGCGACGTCATGCTGCCGCCGCACGATATCGGCATGTGCACCGCTTACGACGATGCCTACAACCAGACGCCCGCGCGGCTGCTGCGCCAGATGCGCGGTCTCGGCTATCGCGGCGAGTTCGTCCATTACGTCGGGATGAGCCACTATTTCCGGCTCAAGACGCTCGAAGAGACCAATCTCGTCGTTACACAGAACGCGGCTTTGGCAACGCCGGCCGAAGCCTGGCATCGCGACCTGTTTACGCACGCAATCGCTGCAGGATACACGCCGGTCGTGTCGCTCTCCTACGAACTGTTGGCGATGCACTGTCCTTCAGCGTGGCAGCAACGCGACCTGGCTGGCAATCCGGCCCTGACCGGATGGGATCCCCCTTCCGCCCTGCTCTCTCCGGCCAACGACGAAGCGATGGACTTCCTGCGCGGAACGGCGGCGTTGTTTGCCATCATCCTGCGGGACATCGGGGCGGAGCTGGAATTCCAGATCGGGGAGCCATGGTGGTGGATCATGCCGGACGGCGCGCCATGCATCTATGACGATGCGGCCAGAACCGCGTTGGGCATTGCCGCGTCCGCTCCGCGAATCGACACGTTGCGCCGCGATCTGTCCGCATCCGAAAGGGAATTGCTCGATCGGGCAGGCCAGATTCTGGCGACCAGCACCCTGTCGATCCGCGACCGGGTCCGAAAGATTTTCGGCTGGACCGGACATGTCCGCCTTCTCGCGTTCACGCCCACGGTCCTCGCGAAGGTTACGCCCGAACAATATCGCCTCAATCTGCCGGAAGGCTGGGCCTCGCCCGCATTTTCCCGCCTGCAACTGGAAGATTACGACTGGCTGACCGCGGGCGCCGATGCCTTGCGCCGCCAGGCCTATGCATTCGTCGATGCGCGGCTCGGCTACCCGCCGGACTTGCAGGACTATCTCGCCGGCTTCGTGCTGAGGGCGGACAATGCCGACGCGTACTGGCGGCGGATCGATGCAGGGCTCGACGAGGCCCGCAGCCGCAATATCGAGCGGCGCTTCGTGTGGGCGCTGCCGCAGGTCAATCGCGACGGCTACACCCGCCTTGCGCCATCACGGGAAGACGACATGCAAGCCTTCGACGATGTGCTTTATCCGCTCGCGCTCGGCCGGGATACGGCGGTGGCGCCCGAATTCTCGACGAATGTCATGGTCACCGCTTCGGGCCACGAGCGCCGGTCAAGTCTGTGGAGCGACAGCCGCCTGCATTTCGATGTCGGGCCGGGCATCCGTTCGGAAAACGAGCTGGGCACGCTGATCGCTTTCTTCCGCGCCCGGCGCGGCGCGGCGCGCGGCTTCCGCCTCGGCGACCCGTTCGACTTCTCCTCCAACGGCATGACCGGGACGCCGACGGCTTTCGACCAGTTGCTCGGCACCGGTGACGGACTGCGCGCCGATTTCCCGCTCATGAAATCCTATGGCGAGGCGGACGATCCGCAGCTGCGCCCGATCACCCGCCCGCGCGCCGCCACGGTCCTCGTCAGCGTCGACGGAGTCGTGGTGGGTGACTGGACGCTCGAACCCGGCGGCATCGTCCGGCTCGCCAGCGCGCCCGCGGATGGCGCGGAAGTGCGCGCGGGCTTCCTGTTCGACGTGCCGGTCCGCTTTGCCGAAGACCGGCTCGATGTCAGCGGCACCAGCTTCGCTGCGGGCGAGGCGCCGAGCGTGCCGCTGGTCGAAGTGCGGGAAGTGCGATGA
- a CDS encoding DUF2163 domain-containing protein produces MSRVFFRDELEGVATFWRIERRDGVALGFTSHDRALWLDGLEYRAAPGMVPTAISRRADLSRDSAEIEAALTHDAITASDLESGRFDGARIVVGVVDWETGDHAALYHGSIGGIASEGTRFSAELRSAKHDLLRDVVPRTSPTCRAAFCGPQCGLSAARFSQEAAIASVDADGEALTVEGIADVGRYALGRLRWIDGAHAGLWTEVAAVQGDSLVVRVMPDPPPAPGDRVILCEGCDHTLATCATRFGNAVNFRGEPFLPGNDQLVRRPPASG; encoded by the coding sequence ATGAGCCGCGTGTTCTTCCGCGACGAGCTCGAAGGCGTCGCCACCTTCTGGCGGATCGAGCGGCGCGACGGCGTGGCGCTGGGCTTCACCTCGCACGACCGAGCGCTCTGGCTCGATGGACTGGAATACCGCGCCGCCCCCGGCATGGTCCCGACCGCGATCAGCCGCCGCGCCGACCTGAGCCGCGACAGCGCCGAAATCGAGGCGGCGCTGACTCACGACGCGATCACCGCGAGCGACCTCGAAAGCGGACGCTTCGACGGGGCGCGAATCGTCGTCGGCGTGGTCGACTGGGAAACAGGCGACCATGCCGCGCTCTATCACGGATCGATTGGCGGGATCGCCAGCGAGGGGACGCGCTTTTCCGCCGAACTGCGCTCTGCCAAGCACGACCTCCTGCGCGATGTCGTGCCGCGTACCAGCCCCACCTGCCGCGCCGCTTTCTGCGGGCCGCAATGCGGGCTGAGCGCCGCGCGGTTCTCGCAGGAGGCCGCAATCGCTTCCGTCGATGCCGATGGCGAGGCGCTGACAGTCGAGGGGATTGCCGACGTGGGTCGCTACGCACTTGGCAGGTTGCGCTGGATCGACGGCGCGCATGCCGGTTTGTGGACTGAGGTCGCGGCGGTGCAAGGCGACTCTTTAGTTGTGAGGGTTATGCCCGATCCGCCGCCCGCGCCGGGCGACCGGGTGATCTTGTGCGAAGGCTGCGATCATACGCTGGCGACATGCGCCACCCGGTTCGGCAATGCCGTGAACTTTCGCGGGGAACCTTTCCTTCCGGGCAACGACCAGCTTGTCCGCCGCCCGCCGGCAAGCGGGTGA
- a CDS encoding NlpC/P60 family protein → MIAHAAPGLRLAEAAIGLVGTPFRLGGRDQATGLDCVGLVAESLLRAGFPVAAPHGYALRNLSIARWLPFAGKAGLRVAVGPILAGDVALCRPGPGQHHLLIHVAGDRFVHAHAALRQTVLTPGPVPWPVEARWRLPQEG, encoded by the coding sequence GTGATCGCTCACGCGGCGCCCGGCCTGCGACTGGCCGAGGCTGCCATTGGGCTGGTCGGGACGCCCTTCCGGCTCGGCGGACGGGATCAGGCCACCGGTCTCGACTGCGTGGGACTGGTTGCCGAGAGCCTGCTCAGGGCCGGCTTCCCCGTGGCGGCGCCGCATGGATATGCCCTGCGCAATCTTTCGATCGCCCGCTGGCTGCCATTCGCAGGCAAGGCAGGATTGCGAGTGGCAGTCGGGCCGATCCTGGCCGGCGATGTCGCGCTTTGCCGGCCCGGCCCCGGCCAGCATCACTTGCTCATACACGTCGCCGGGGACCGCTTCGTTCACGCCCATGCCGCGTTGCGGCAAACGGTTCTAACGCCCGGACCCGTGCCCTGGCCGGTCGAGGCCCGCTGGCGGCTCCCGCAAGAAGGATAA